tctatactaatattataaagctgaagtgtttgtttgtttgaacgcgctaatctcaggaactactggttcaatttgaaaattttttgttgatagctcggtgttagatagcccatttatcgaggaaagctataggctatatatcatcacgctaagacctacaggaacggagccacgcgggtgaaaccgcgaagcgcagctagtaatttatataatccaatttcatatattatatgtatcaaatcaactttttagtttttacatgTAAGAGTGACAAACATTCTGCCTAACTTTTTTTACGTttaagtataaaattgtaGGATGGAATAAATTGCaaacgaaaatattaaaaataaaattaaagagttTCTTGTTGGCTCTCGCCTGTAAACCTGCTATCAGAAATTAGAAATTGGTaacctaaaatatattatgttacagtTAGAATTTTTTGTAGTCAAAGGACAAAACCACCTTTTGGCAATGAgatttgactgtaacatatacatTGTCATTATGAAGATTTAAAAGTGTTTTCAAAATAAGTCTGAATATTTGAGTACGAGTTTAAtacttaatttgtttttcaGGTTGCGGAAGAAGAGCGGACATTTGCCCCGGACACGGAAACGCTCGGCGTGGAGCTGCACAAGGATTCCAAGTTCTACCAGCAGTGGGAGGACTTCAAGAACAACAACCAGTATgttaataaggtataatttttatgttgtaCTTTAAATAAGTGCGTATGCGCACTTGAGCAAATATTCTATATGATATTCAGTATTTACTTCGAATGCATGCATTTGATGTTATTTTCGAAGGATTTTAAGCAgataaatgttattatgtattcggacagattatttataatggtTCTCATTGTACACTCGTTCATGTCGCCTGTTATCTCTTTACTGAAAGTACTGCTTAAGATCTGATTTTAaatgtctcttataaaataataataataaataagttcgaaaataatgatttttttttaatgaatctATTAGTTTAGTTAATAACTCAGTCACAACATAAGCAATTTatgtgtttaaattatttattaacaacttCCTTCATCATTTCAGGTATTAGACTGGAAAATTCGTTACGAAGAATCCGATAACCCCATGGTACGCGGCGCACGTTTCGTCACCGAGAAGGTTGGCAACCTCTTCGGAAACCTCTTCGAAAAGACCGAATTATCGAAAACATTAACGGAAATATGCAAAATCGATCCCAACTTCACCGCACAGAAGTTCCTCGAAGACTGCGCGAACGATATCATACCGAACATTCTGGAAGCCATGGTCCGAGGTGACTTGGAGATTCTAAAGGACTGGTGTTACGAAGGAGTCTATAATATCCTGGCCACACCCATAAATCAGTGCAAGCAACTCGGATACAGACTCGACTCGAAAATTCTAGACATTGAAAACATCGAGCTGGTCATGGGCAAGATGATGGACCAAGGGCCCGTTCTAGTTCTGACATTCCAGTCGCAGCAGATCATGTGCGTGAGAGACGGGAAGAATAACGTGATAGAAGGAAGTCCAGATAAAGTGATGAGGGTGAATTACGTGTGGGTGCTGTGCAGAGACCCGCAGGAACTCAACCCCAAAGCAGCCTGGAGACTGCTAGAACTATCCGCCAATAGTGTAGA
The sequence above is a segment of the Colias croceus chromosome 14, ilColCroc2.1 genome. Coding sequences within it:
- the LOC123697123 gene encoding mitochondrial import inner membrane translocase subunit TIM44, translating into MHACRQVLYSPARWKSAVPVHLKPVVLSVKSDQYTVQECRHYSARKGFFSSIIENIKEDIAKNKEMKENIKKFREEAQKLENSEALQAARKKFHAVESEASKSSEVLKETLEGIKGKVEHVLEEAGKTDIAKKAGKLTEDISKTAKDAAESFADKSQKLGQTSAFKTISQATEVVKNEMSPRGLEGRVYTSPLSLRKRVEVAEEERTFAPDTETLGVELHKDSKFYQQWEDFKNNNQYVNKVLDWKIRYEESDNPMVRGARFVTEKVGNLFGNLFEKTELSKTLTEICKIDPNFTAQKFLEDCANDIIPNILEAMVRGDLEILKDWCYEGVYNILATPINQCKQLGYRLDSKILDIENIELVMGKMMDQGPVLVLTFQSQQIMCVRDGKNNVIEGSPDKVMRVNYVWVLCRDPQELNPKAAWRLLELSANSVEQLI